From the Cyanobium sp. M30B3 genome, the window GTCCGACGCCTCCTCCAACACCACCGAAACGCCCACTCCGGCAGCCACCCCTGCAGCGGCGGTTGAGCCGATACAGGACGTGGATGGGGCAGGGGCGCAGACACGGGCAGCCGAGGTGCCTGCCGCAGCCGAGGTGCCTGCAACGCAAGACGTGGCCAGCGCCGGCCCCGAGCTGGAGAGCACCACGCTCGTGCCCCCCAGCGCCTCCAGCGAGGCGGGGCCCCAGGACGGTGGCGAGTGGGAGATGCTGCTGGGCAAGGTGACGGCCTGGCTGGGCGAGGGCAAGCTCCAGGCCCTGTGGGCCCAGGCCCGCAACCCCATCAGCCTGATCCTGGCCGCCGCCGCCCTGCTGGTGGTGCTGCGGGTGTACTCCGCCCTGCTGGCGGCAATCGACAGCCTGCCCCTGATCCCCGGCCTGCTGGAGCTGGTGGGGGTGATCTGGGCCGTGCGCTTCGGCGTGCCCAAGCTGGTGCAGCGCAGCCAGCGCCAGGAGCTGATCAACGGCCTGCAGCAGCGCTGGGAGAGCTTCCGGGGCCGCGGCTGAGGGCAGCCGGGAGCACCGCTTCGCTGG encodes:
- a CDS encoding CAAD domain-containing protein codes for the protein MADVQSDASSNTTETPTPAATPAAAVEPIQDVDGAGAQTRAAEVPAAAEVPATQDVASAGPELESTTLVPPSASSEAGPQDGGEWEMLLGKVTAWLGEGKLQALWAQARNPISLILAAAALLVVLRVYSALLAAIDSLPLIPGLLELVGVIWAVRFGVPKLVQRSQRQELINGLQQRWESFRGRG